In Nocardia sp. NBC_00403, the DNA window CGAGCGGCACACTGATCGCACCGTCCAGAAGGGCGTCGGGATAGGGCTCTAGCCAGTGGATTTCGCCGAGTCGGGTGGGTTCCGGTGGTTCGATTCCCGGGATGTCCCACTGCTTTGCAGGACGTCGGCGAGCAGAGCGCAGCGCGTCGAGGCACCGGTTGGTGGCGATGCGATAGAGCCAGGTGCGAAGTGAGGCGCGCCCGTCGAATCGTTGCAGACCTCGCCAAGCGGCGAGCATCGTGTCCTGGAGAGCGTCCTCGGCATCCTGAAACGATCCGAGCATCCGGTAGCAGTGCACCTGTAGCTCGCGACGGTGTGGCTCGGTCAGCGCTCGGAATGCCTCGCCGTCGCCGGTCTGCGCCCTCGACATCAGGTCCGTTCTCGCCAACTCCACTCCCGCCACCTCATTCCTTGTGTGCAGTTCCATCCTGTATGGACGCCGGCCAAGGCGCGAACGGGGCGGTCGCGCAGCGCCTCCTTTTCCGATGCCGCGGCGTCTAGACCAGTGATAGCCGACAGCATTGTCAAAGGAGCACGGAAATGGGAAAGATCATCATCAGCACAAATGTCACACTCGATGGCGTGGTCCAAGACCCGGACGGCGAGGAAGGCTTCGAGCGGGGCGGCTGGTTCCACCAGTACGTGGGGGCCAAGGATCTCGAAGACTGGGTCGCCCGCGAGACGGAGGAAGCCCTCGGTGTCGATGCGCTACTGATGGGCAGGCAGACCAGTGAGTGGTTCGCGGACCGGATGACAGCGCGTAATGAAGCGGAAGGCCGCGTGAGCCCCGAGTGGGCGAACAGAGTGAGAAGCCTCCCCAAGTACGTCGTGTCCTCGACTCTGGAAGATCCGCGGTGGAGCAACGTCACGGTCCTGGGCGGCGATGCGGTCAAGGAGATTTCGGAGCTGAAGCGGAAAGTGGACGGGGAAATCCTGGTCTACGCCAGCTATCAGCTCGTGCGCACACTGATAGAACAGAACCTGGCCGATGAACTGCGGTTGGTAGTTTTCCCGGTCGTGGTGGGAACCGGCCTGCGTCTGTTCGACGAGACCAGCGACAAGAAGCCGCTGCACCTGGTCAACACACGAAAGATCGGTGACGGCCTGGTGTTCTACACCTACGAATTCGTGCAAGGCTAAGGGCTTTGGGCCGCGGTCATCGCTGTGACCGCGGCCCAAACCTGGCGACTGTCTCGCTGGGGGTTTCTGTCAGTCGCGTCCGGCTTGGATCAGGGTGTCGGCGAGTTCGGTGGGTTGGGTGGTCATCGCGTAGTGGGCGCCTGGTGTGTGGAGGATCCTGCACAGGGGGCCGAGCCGCTGTGCCCTTGTCTCCCAGCCGTATTCGCCCGGCGGAAGTGCGATGTCATTGACGGGGTTGACGTAGCTGGTCTTGAGTTTTCCGCTGCCGATCAGCTCGTAGAAGGTAGTGAGATCGAGCTTATCGGTGAAGTAGGCGACAGGAACGGGCGTCATCGCGGCGTGGAGAGTTTCCGCGTCGGCGAGCGGCATGTCGTTGCAGGCGCGTTCCCGTATCAGCTCGAACGGCAGCAGGAGTCCTTGGGCGGGATCCGCCATGGCGAAGACAGCGCTCGTTTCGGGTGGGAACTCGTCGGCCAGCGAGTTTCCGCTCGACACTGTGAAGGAACTCAGGAACACCAGTCGTTTGATTCGATCGGGGTCCTGTTCGGCGGCTTTGGCGATGAAGCTGCCTGCGATCGAGTGGCCCACCAACACGACGTCGGACAGCGCGTGCTGCTGAAGGTATGCCACGAGTGAGGCGACTCCGTCGGCGTGGGTGAGGTTCAACGGCGCTCCCGGGCCGTGTCCGGCGAGGGTCGGGGTGTGCACCAAGTGTCCGAGGCGGCGCAGCTCGGACGCGACGTGATCCCAGGTGGCTCCGGTCTGAAAGGCTCCGTGCACCAGCACGAAAGTCAAGCTTTGTTGCGATGCCTCGGGCACAGTGTGTGATGTCGTCATTTGTTCCTTCGCTTGTCAGTGATGTCGGGTCAGCGACGTCGGGGTTGGTAGCCGAGTTGGCGATTCGGTAGGGCTTTGCGGTCGCGACCAACTCGGCGGGATTTCAGGCGGCACGGGCCGCGGATTCGACTATTTGTCCACCTCGTAGGTCAGCTTGACTACCTTCGAGAACGCCTTGACGGCTGCGAGCCTCAATGTTGCGTGCTGGCCGGGGCGGAAGTAGAACTGCGCTCCGCTGCCTACAAGGAAGGGGTAGATCGCGAGGTCGATCGTGTCGATCAGCCGCTCGCGCAGCAGCGTCTCCCCGAGCAAGCCGTGCCCGAGAATCAGCAGGTTCCCGCCGTCCTGCTGTTTGAGCCGTGCGACTTCGGTGACGACGTCGCCTCCAATGATGGTCGTGTCGCCCCAGTCGGCCTTCTCCAGTGTGGAGCTGAACACGTACTTCGGGATCTCGTTGAGCCGGTCCGCCCACATCGGCTTGTGGGTCCCGCCGCTGTACAGTTCGGCGAACTGCTCGTAAATGTTGCGGCCGAACAGCAACGCGTCGCACGCCTGCAGCAGGCCAAGGCCATCGCGCAGGTAGGCCTCGTCCTGGTGCTCGCCCACCCCCATCGCCACCGGATCTTCGGTGACGCCATCGGCCGAGACCAGCACATATTCGATCACCTTGCGCATGGCGCCGCTTCCTCGTTGATCGAACCGCGCGACCGGCTCCTGGCATCGGTGGTGGGTGTGCCGAGTTCGGCGCTCACGACCCGGCGACTTCCATCACGGGGCCGACCTCGACCCCGCCGCCCACCCGCAGCGCCGGGCAGTCCTTGGCCAGCGCCAGCGCGGAGTCCATGTCCTCGGCGGACACCACCGAGTAGCCGATCATCCGGGAGCCGCTGCCGCCGACCTCGCCGAGCAAGGCGTAATCGGTCACCGCGTGGCCGAGGTCCACCAGGGCCGAGCCCATCCCGCCGAACCATGCCTGCCACTCGGCCGGCGTCCCGGCGTTGGGCCTGTAGTCGGAGGGCACACGGTAGGAGAAAACGTAGTTGGCCATCATCTGTAGTCCTGTCCTGTATCCGGGGCGCGCCCCGGATTGGGACTGCCTCCAAACAGGTAGACGCCGGTATGGCTACGAACGGGGCGCGCAGACACCGCCCAATCCGCGCGGGGCCGGCGGCGTCGGTACTTTCAGACGAGCCGAAAGCGCCCGGCGGAAAGCAGAAAAGCGAGGATGCACGCCGATGGAGATGTAGCACTGCTCGACGTGCAGCAGCCGATCCCTGGTATCCCGGGTCTGCAGATAACCGGTGCTACGGACGGGGTCTGCAAAGGTCTGCTGTTCGGGCCGAATGGCCTCAATGCTCCGTAACGTAGACCCTCGTGATCAGACGGCCCATGCAGCTCGCGTTCCAATCCGCGGCAGTCGCTGTGTTATCGGTGGTGACCCTGTCCGGCATTGTCGCGGGCGCGACACCAGGGGCCGGGTTGCCGCCGCTGGGATCGGACTTTATGTGGGGCGTGGCGTCGGCAGGATTTCAGAACGAGCGGCATGCCCTGGATAGCAACTGGAGTCGGTACGCGGCCAGTGGTGCCGTCGAGCCGTACGGCGATTCGGTCGACTTCTACTATCACTACCGCGAGGACATCGCGCTCGCCAGGTTTATCGGCTCAGCATCAAATGGGCGCGCATCCAGCCGCGACCATCTGGCTGACGGTGGTTCCGGCCGTCTTCATCAGTAGGCTTCGGCGTCGGCCAGATCGGCCGTTGGCCCCAGAGCCATCGAGCTGGTCGCTCAGGAGTGGGGGGAACCTTCGGTCCCCCGAATCGGCCCGGCTGAGGTCGAGCCCTACGAGGGCGCAGCCCCGACGGCCGAGCCCTTATACCCGCGCATCCGGTGACGAGCGGGTCCTGCCATCGAAATCCAGTAGGAAGGTGCCCTCATAGGCGAGGGCGGAATATGAGATCACTCCCGGTTCGCCGCGTCAGGCGGCTCATTGCCCTAGTCGCTGCCGCGGCGCTGCTCCCGGTGGCCACCGGCGTGGCGCAACCGCCCGAAGGCAGTGCCGGTTCCATACAGGAAGTGCAAGGCATCGCGAACACCGCCGCCGGACGTGCTGACTGTCGTGGCGACGCTATGCCCGAACCCGGCCTGCAAGGTGATGTTTCGGCGGCCGACCGCGACAGCGGTCGTAGCACTCAGGGGTACCGCTGCAACATCACGCGCGTGGGCGGGTACGCGGGACGTGGCGGCGGCATCACCTCCACGAGTTTCGATCACTGCGTCTACCTGGGCAGTTTCTTCCCCGGTAATCTGCTCGGCCCGGCGACCGGAGTGCAGGTGATCGATGTTTCCGACCCGACGAACCCGGTACTGACGGCAACGCTGACCGAACCCGCGATGCTGGCCGGGACCTGGGAGAGCCTCAAGGTCAACCCGGTCCGAAAACTGTTGGTGGGCACCGGAGCTCCGGCACTCACCGGCGCCGGCCTGATCTCGGTATACGACGTCTCCGACTGTGCGCACCCACGTCTGCTCAACCCCGGGCCGGGCACTGATCTGACCTTGCCCGTCCCGATTACCGCGCACGAGGGCGGGTTCTCTCCGGACGGCAACACGTACTGGGCATCGGGCGTCGTTCCCGGCATCGTCAGCGCCGTCGACCTGACCGACCCGGCCACCCCGCGTGTCATCTGGCAGGGCATGCCCGGCACATCGATGCACGGGATGGGTTTACGTGCGGACGGCAATCGGCTGTATCTGGCGAACAATATGGGCGGACTGACCATCCTCGACACGAGCGCCGTACAGCGGCGCGATCCGGACCCGCAAGTTCCGGTGATTGCCGAGATGACATGGACCGACGGCTGGGCAACCCAGCAAGCGATCCCCGTCGAGTACGGCGGCAGGCCTTATCTTTTCGTCGCCGACGAAGCAGGCTCCGGCGGCGTCAAACTCATCGACATCTTCGACGACACCCAACCGCGGGTGGTGAACTCGATAAAACTCGAGATCAACCTGTCCGAACACCGGGACAACGCCATCGCCTCCAGTATGGGCGGCTCCATATTCGCCTACGACGCACACTACTGCGCTGCCGATCGTCCCTCGAATCCGACAGCACTCGCGTGCGGCTGGATCTCTTCCGGTATCCGGGTTTTCGACGTGCGCGATCCAT includes these proteins:
- a CDS encoding dihydrofolate reductase family protein, which translates into the protein MGKIIISTNVTLDGVVQDPDGEEGFERGGWFHQYVGAKDLEDWVARETEEALGVDALLMGRQTSEWFADRMTARNEAEGRVSPEWANRVRSLPKYVVSSTLEDPRWSNVTVLGGDAVKEISELKRKVDGEILVYASYQLVRTLIEQNLADELRLVVFPVVVGTGLRLFDETSDKKPLHLVNTRKIGDGLVFYTYEFVQG
- a CDS encoding alpha/beta hydrolase; translated protein: MTTSHTVPEASQQSLTFVLVHGAFQTGATWDHVASELRRLGHLVHTPTLAGHGPGAPLNLTHADGVASLVAYLQQHALSDVVLVGHSIAGSFIAKAAEQDPDRIKRLVFLSSFTVSSGNSLADEFPPETSAVFAMADPAQGLLLPFELIRERACNDMPLADAETLHAAMTPVPVAYFTDKLDLTTFYELIGSGKLKTSYVNPVNDIALPPGEYGWETRAQRLGPLCRILHTPGAHYAMTTQPTELADTLIQAGRD
- a CDS encoding dihydrofolate reductase family protein — protein: MRKVIEYVLVSADGVTEDPVAMGVGEHQDEAYLRDGLGLLQACDALLFGRNIYEQFAELYSGGTHKPMWADRLNEIPKYVFSSTLEKADWGDTTIIGGDVVTEVARLKQQDGGNLLILGHGLLGETLLRERLIDTIDLAIYPFLVGSGAQFYFRPGQHATLRLAAVKAFSKVVKLTYEVDK
- a CDS encoding LVIVD repeat-containing protein, with amino-acid sequence MRSLPVRRVRRLIALVAAAALLPVATGVAQPPEGSAGSIQEVQGIANTAAGRADCRGDAMPEPGLQGDVSAADRDSGRSTQGYRCNITRVGGYAGRGGGITSTSFDHCVYLGSFFPGNLLGPATGVQVIDVSDPTNPVLTATLTEPAMLAGTWESLKVNPVRKLLVGTGAPALTGAGLISVYDVSDCAHPRLLNPGPGTDLTLPVPITAHEGGFSPDGNTYWASGVVPGIVSAVDLTDPATPRVIWQGMPGTSMHGMGLRADGNRLYLANNMGGLTILDTSAVQRRDPDPQVPVIAEMTWTDGWATQQAIPVEYGGRPYLFVADEAGSGGVKLIDIFDDTQPRVVNSIKLEINLSEHRDNAIASSMGGSIFAYDAHYCAADRPSNPTALACGWISSGIRVFDVRDPFHVREIAYYNPPAKTGHNIELWNSPHALASIIGAPVLSAPSVMQALNDGIFDPATAMSTRTGDLAFGDLSTDWCFSAPEWHGTQLWAACADNGFSTLQLAPEVYTPPADQRSTGGA